The genomic interval TCCCCGCCATGAACGCGCTCGCGGCGAAGATCACAAGCTTGGGCGTTCTCGGGTCGACTCCAACCGCGCGCGCGCCGGTCTCCGAATCGCGAATCGCGCCGAAAACCCGACCTACCGCTCCGCTGTGGAGGTTGCGCGCGAGAAGGAATGCGAGACCTACGAGCACCAGCTCGAAGTAGTAGAAGGCGACGGGGCCCTCGAAGTTGAGGCCGAAGATCGACGGGCGCGTGACTTGCAGACCGGTCGATCCCCCCGCGATTGTGGTGTTTGCGAGAACCGCTTGGAAGAGCACCAGATTGAGCGCCAAGGTCGTAAGCGCGAGGAAGATCCCCCGTCGCCTAAGTGCGGGGTATCCCGCGGCGAGTCCGGCCAGCACTGCGACGACGCCTCCGCCGAGCATCGCGATGAGAGCCGGGGGATGGAGCGAGTTCGCGATTCGCGCGGCCGCCCATGCGCCGATGCCGGCGAAGCCGGCCTGGCCGAGGGTGATCTGGCCGCTGAATCCGGTGACCACGACGATGGACGCGAACAGGATCGTGAAAGCCAGGAAGCGGTGCGCCTGTTCTAGCGCGCCGGTTCCCAGGACGGCGGGCAGGATGATCAGGGCCGCTGCTATCGATATCGTTGCGCGCGCCGACCGCGCGGGACTTGCGCGTCGCGCCGACGCTGCGCGTTGCTGCTTCTCCGCCTTTTCGCCGAGAACGTCGAGCCGCCGGTACAGGAGCAGCGCGGCGAACAGAACGACCGCCGGAAGTCCCGCGACGAGTGATTGGTAGATCGAACCGACGACGCTCGTCGAGGCAAGCTCGACTTGTTCGATGAGCGCGCGCCCGATGCCGATGAGCAAGACGCCGGATGCGGCAGCCATCGGCAGACTCGTCAGCCGGGCGACGACGGCGATCGAGAACGTCGCGATCATGAACAGCGTCATCCTGTAGGGGTCAAGGCTCCCTGAGGCGATGAGGACGCCAGCAAGTCCGGAGAGTCCCGCGCCCATCGCCCACGCGATTCCGGCAACACGATTGACGTCGATCGACGAGAGTTCCGCGAGATCGGGGCGATCCACCACCGCGCGCATTCGCAGACCGAGCTTGGTGAATCGGAAGAACGCCCACAACGCCGCGGAGGTGGCGCCGAGCAGCCCCAGTTCCGCGAGCCGGTCGAAGGGCAGGCGAACTCCGCCCAGTGAGAACGGGTGCGCCGGGAACAGGCGAGGGCCGACACGCGTTTGGCCCGTCCAGATCACGTACACGATGCCCACGAGCACGATGAGAACGCCGAGACTCGCGGCCAGCTTTTCCGTCGTGGTTGCGCCCGACCTCTGCAACGGGCGAAAGACGACGCGCTCGAGCCCAAACCCCAGCCCCGGTCCCACGATGCCCACGGCGATGACCAGTGCGATCCCTAGCGGCACGTGCCACCCGGTATTGAGCTGGTAAAGGGTGTAGGCGACGAACACCCCGATGGCTCCGTGCGCGAGGTTGAAGACTCCGGTCGCCTTGTAGGTGAGAACGATGCCCATGCCCGAGAGCGCGAGAACTCCACCGGAGGCTGCGCCGGCGACGATGAGCTGTGCCCAGAACATAGGCGCGGTCGTCTCCGCCGCTTAGGCCTCGACGCCGGCCGGCGCGCACATAGGGCACGGCGAGAGCTTGCGGCGCGCGACGACGGCGGCGCTCACGGCGCCGGCGCCCGCCTTACCCTTTGCCATCGGACAGTCGGCTCGGTGGTAGTGCGAACCGCGCGCAATCGCAACGAGCGTTTCACCCGTTGGGGTGTCTCCGTTCCTGGCGA from Actinomycetota bacterium carries:
- a CDS encoding ABC transporter permease, with product MFWAQLIVAGAASGGVLALSGMGIVLTYKATGVFNLAHGAIGVFVAYTLYQLNTGWHVPLGIALVIAVGIVGPGLGFGLERVVFRPLQRSGATTTEKLAASLGVLIVLVGIVYVIWTGQTRVGPRLFPAHPFSLGGVRLPFDRLAELGLLGATSAALWAFFRFTKLGLRMRAVVDRPDLAELSSIDVNRVAGIAWAMGAGLSGLAGVLIASGSLDPYRMTLFMIATFSIAVVARLTSLPMAAASGVLLIGIGRALIEQVELASTSVVGSIYQSLVAGLPAVVLFAALLLYRRLDVLGEKAEKQQRAASARRASPARSARATISIAAALIILPAVLGTGALEQAHRFLAFTILFASIVVVTGFSGQITLGQAGFAGIGAWAAARIANSLHPPALIAMLGGGVVAVLAGLAAGYPALRRRGIFLALTTLALNLVLFQAVLANTTIAGGSTGLQVTRPSIFGLNFEGPVAFYYFELVLVGLAFLLARNLHSGAVGRVFGAIRDSETGARAVGVDPRTPKLVIFAASAFMAGIAGVLLTQQARVFSADGQFFPLQSLFWFAAVVVGGVNSLGGALVAGFIWVMLDVLVGAGGVSQLVIGIAALLIGRIPGRSLLGFGRILFERWEMKLARAVDDARRRPRAPEDTADMYVPSDLAIRALRGEIPARAGSRQGAGS